One Papaver somniferum cultivar HN1 chromosome 10, ASM357369v1, whole genome shotgun sequence genomic window carries:
- the LOC113315733 gene encoding uncharacterized protein LOC113315733, producing MTSYRPTKWVSWLSLAEWWFNSTYHSSLKLTSFQALYGYNPQQFGLFSHNPSSNGTVTIFRKGKQWENFSSTQEEFEVIYKIFGPYQILARLGKVAYKIKLPTNCKIHPVFHVSQLKPKLGAGLLTQTTLPSLDSNGSMKVTPFKVLATKTVKKHQQLVEQILVNWTHSSEADATWEDNSVIKKQFPKFILEDKNQIE from the exons ATGACAAGCTATAGACCTACTAAGTGGGTTAGTTGGCTCTCCTTAGCTGAGTGGTGGTTCAATTCTACATATCATTCCAGTCTCAAGCTTACTTCCTTTCAAGCCTTATATGGATACAATCCTCAGCAGTTTGGTCTTTTTTCTCATAATCCATCTTCCAATGGGACTGTGACTATCTTCAGAAAAGGCAAGCAATGG GAAAACTTCAGTTCAACTCAGGAGGAATTTGAAGTTATCTACAAAATTTTTGGCCCATATCAGATTCTTGCAAGACTGGGAAAAGTGGCATACAAGATCAAGCTTCCTACTAACTGCAAGATTCACCCAGTGTTTCATGTTTCTCAATTAAAGCCAAAGCTTGGAGCAGGCCTACTTACACAAACCACACTACCCTCCTTGGATTCAAATGGGAGCATGAAGGTTACTCCATTTAAGGTCCTGGCCACCAAGACTGTCAAGAAACATCAACAATTAGTGGAGCAGATCTTAGTAAATTGGACACACTCTTCTGAGGCTGATGCTACTTGGGAGGACAATTCTGTCATCAAAAAGCAGTTCCCAAAGTTCATTCTTGAGGACAAGAATCAAATTGAGTAG